ATAACTTATCAGACTCAATGCAAAAATTTCTTGGCTTAGAGTTTAATAACGATGAGCCGCAAGAACTATCAGAAAAGACAAGATGGCATAAAAAACGGGCAATTTATCACTGTATGCTACACAATATGGGCTTTAGTTTTCAAGGCGAGCTTAAGTGCAGATTTGAAATTAGTAAAGAAATTTGGCTTATTTTGTTTGAATACTTACAAAGTCAAGACAAATTTGATATAAATGAAATTTCTTGTCTTAAAAGTCAAGACCAAAAAGTTGAGTTTATGAAAGATAAATACGGAGATCCTGCAAAGGGGCTTGAGCCTTTTGATATGAAAGATTTTTTGGCTATGGTAAGAGATGTTAGTCTTGGACTAAAAAAGATTAACAAAGAGCTAAAAAGTAAATCCAGCAAAAGAAATTGGCTTGATAGTGCAGAGGAGGCTATGCTAAATATTATTGTAGGCAAAAACGATAGCGAAAGATCAATAAACACAAAGTCTCTATTTCAAAAATCCTTACCATACCACTCGCCAAAAGGAAACAAAAATATAAAAGAGGATATTTTCAACCATCTCCAACAAGGCAGAGTTGTTATTTTGGATCTATCTGTTGGGTTGCAGTCAGTGAAGGCAAATATGTCAGAGAAAATAGCAAAATTTATTCTTGAGAAAAATATCGATATAGTTAATCAAAATTTACCGGCAATGCAGTGTGTGCTTTATGTTGAAGAAGCTCATAACTTAATAGGTAAAAACAGTAATTTAGACCAAACTTGGCCTAGGATTGCAAAAGAGGGGGCAAAATTTGGGATAGCTTTAGTTTATGCTACACAAGAGCCATCATCGGTGCATCCAAATATTTTGGCAAATACCGAAAATTTATTTGTAACGCACTTAAACAACGATGACGAGTTAAAATCTTTATCAAAATATTATGACTTTAAAAGCTTTACACCATCACTTAAAAAGGCTCAAGATGTCGGTTTTGCAAGGATAAAAACCCTTTCGTCAAACTATGTCATACCAACACAAATTAAGCTATTTGATCCAAATAAATTAAAACTTGAATATCAAAATTTGCCAAATCATGTGGATTTTATACCAGCTCCAGATCCTGATAGGATAGAAAATGCCATTTAACGGTGAATTTGCATCTAAAATTTCGCATTTTGATATTATGAAAAACCCGGATATTATTGAATTTTTGCAAAGTTGCCCTGATGTGCCAAGACCGAGTGTTCAAAATATCAAGGATTTGATAGAAAACGAATACCATACTTCATATTTTAAGACTTATAAAAACGCTAAAATGCCAAAATTTGTGCTTTCTTTGGACGGGTCTTGTTATGAAGTTTTAGCCGATAAGGATTTTCCAAGCAGAAAGCTAGGGTATATCAAAATAGGGCTTGTGTTTCTAGATGTGCAAAGATACGATGGTATCGCATCTAACGATAAATATAAATACATAGATCCTAAGCAAGTGGCAAAACTCCAAGACGACATTAGCTGCCTCTCTTTTGCCCTGCCGGGTGCTTATGTACAAGAAAAAGGCGATACTTCTGCATTTGAAAGTTTTAGAAAAAGACTTTTAAAAATTTTTAAAAGCGAGCAGTATAAATTAGGCAACTATAGATTAATAGATTCACTATTTGAACTCTCTTTAAGGATAGAAAAAGCAGAGTTGAAAAATAGTAGGAAAAATTTTAAACTGGATAAATGTCCAAATAGAAATTGTGGTAAAAATGACAAATTTGAAATAGAAATTAACGATGAGTATGTTATTTGTCCTTATTGTAAGAATAAAATTTTTGCAACAGATGTTTTAAGAGTGCACGAGCCATTTACAAACACGGGTGAGAATCAAGGGACTTATTCTAGGGTTATGAATTTATTAGAACATTTGGTTTTGTTTCATTATTTAAATTACATTTATAACAATGACATCAAATTTCTATCGGAATTAGCCGTGATTTTAGATGGACCTTTGGCGATCTACGGAGAGGGTGCGAAATATCACAGAGCGCTAATGATGGCATATTATGAGATGCAAAGAAAGTGTGTAGATAGCGGATATTCTGAGCCTATAATTATTGGTCTTGTTAAAACGGGCAGAATTGTGGAACATTTTTTAAATATGAAAAATAGACTCTCTCAAAATGTAATTTTTCCTATTGATGATAGGTATAGGTATGAGTTTATAAATGAAAAAGACGATAGCCAGGATAAACATTTTGGAGTAGAAACTTATTACGGTCAGGATTTTTTCATCAAAAGCTCAGATCATAGACAATTTGTAGTTTGCGTTTTATATCCATTTTCTAATAAAACAGAGGATTTTCATAATGAAAAAATAAAGATATCTCATTATAAAAATTTTGACTCAATCCTTGCTACGATTATAAAATTTGAAACAGATATGTATCAAAACGGCTCAGTACCGGTTATCTTGGCTCACAAACACTCGTCTATTAGTCTTAAGCCAGGCGGCAAAATGCTTGATATTTTGTCTAGAAAATATTTCAAATAGTTGATGTGGCATTAAGCCCAAAACAAGTTCTTTAAGGTAGAATTATTAAAATTTTGACTTTAAGGATATATATGAAATTCACTGGAAAAAATGTATTAGTAACTGGCGGAAGTCGAGGAATCGGAGCTGAAATTTGTAAGGTTTTAGCAAGTATGGGTTTAAAAGTATGGATAAACTACCGCTCAAAGCCTGAGATTGCAGATGCTTTACAAGCCGAGATCATAGCTGCCGGCGGTCAAGCTGCAGTGATAAAATTTGATGCAACAGACGAGGATGAATTTATAAAAGGCATAAATTTGATAGTTGATACCGATGGCGAACTAAGCTATCTGGTAAATAACGCAGGTATCACAAACGACAAGCTTGTACTTCGCATGAAAACGGACGAGTTTATAAACGTGCTAAATGCAAATTTGACATCTGCCTTCATCGGCTCAAGAGAGGCTTTAAAAGTGATGAGCAAAAAGCGCTTTGGAGCGGTTGTAAACGTAGCTTCCATAGTAGGTGAAATGGGAAATGCTGGGCAGGTTAATTATGCGGCTAGTAAAGGCGGCATGATAGCGATGACAAAGAGCCTTGCAAAAGAAGGGGCAAGCAGAAACGTGCGCTTTAACTGTGTAACTCCGGGCTTTATACAAACAGACATGACTGAAGTTTTAAGCGAAGAGATCAAGCAAAACTATATAAATAATATCCCGCTAAAACGCCTTGGAGATGCAAGCGAAGTAGCCGAAACTATTGCGTTTTTACTAAGTGATCACGCAAGTTATGTGACAGGCGATGTGCTTAAAGTAAACGGCGGACTTTATATGTAATTTAAGCAAAAATATATTAAAATCTGAAACATTTTTTATAAGGAGACCTGAAATGGCAGTTTTTGATGATGTTAGAGATGTTGTTGTTGAGCAACTTAGTGTAAGCCCTGAGGCTGTTAAGCTTGAATCAAAGATTATTGAAGATTTGGGCGCTGATTCACTTGACGTTGTTGAACTTGTTATGGCTTTAGAAGAGAAATTTGAAGTCGAAATTCCTGATAGCGAAGCAGAGAAACTGATCAGCATCAATGACGTTGTAGCTTATATAGAGAAATTGAATAAATAATTCTTTTTATAAATATAAACAAGGAGATATGTTGAAAAGAGTTGTAGTAACCGGAATTGGAATGATTAACGCTCTTGGACTGGATAAAGAAAGTTCGTTTAAGGCGATATGCGACGGTAAAACCGGCGTAAAAAAGATAACTTCGTTTGATGTTAGTGATTTTCCTGTTCAGATTGCGGCTGAGATTACTGACTTTGACCCGCTAACCGTAATGGACGGCAAAGAAGTAAAGAAAGTTGATAGGTTTATACAACTTGGTATCAAAGCGGCTCGCGAAGCTATGCAAGATGCAAATTTTAGTCAATTTGACGCTAGCGAATTTGGTATAAGCTCGGCTGCCGGTATCGGTGGACTTCCGAATATCGAGAAAAATTCATGCATATTGCTTGAAAAAGGTCCTAAAAAAATATCTCCATTTTTTATCCCTTCCGCACTAGTAAATATGCTTGGTGGACTAGTATCGATCGAGCATGGACTTAGAGGACCGAACGTATCGAGCGTTACTGCTTGTGCGGCTTCTGCGCACGCGATATGTGAAGCTGCTAAGACGATAATGATAGGTGAAGCAGAGAAGATGCTTGTCGTAGGTGCAGAATCAACAATATGCGGTGTCGGTGTAGGCGGATTTGCCGCTATGAAGGCACTTTCAACCAGAAACGATGAGCCTGAGAAAGCTTCTCGTCCGTTTGATTCTGATCGTGACGGCTTTGTCATGGGTGAGGGAAGCGGGGCTTTGGTACTTGAAGAATTGGAAAGCGCTAAAGCAAGAGGAGCTAAAATTTATGCTGAGATAGTTGGTTTTGGAGAGAGTGGAGATGCTTATCACATCACAGCTCCGACTCTTGAAGGACCGTTAAGTGCGATGAAAAGGGCGCTAAAAATGTCAGGCGGTATAAAAATTGATTATATCAATGCCCATGGAACTTCAACGCCTACAAACGATAAGAATGAGACAGCTGCTCTAAAAGAGCTATTTGGAGATAATTGCCCTCCTGTAAGTTCTACAAAAGGACAGACAGGGCATTGCTTAGGGGCTGCTGGAGCGATAGAGGCCGTAGTGTCTATTATGGCTTTGCGTGACGGAATCATACCTCCTACTATTAATCAAACCACTCCAGATCCTGACTGTGATTTGGATTATGTGCCAAATGTTTCAAGAAAAGCTGAACTAAAAGCAGTTATGAGTAACTCTTTTGGATTTGGCGGAACGAATGGATCGGTAATATTTAAAAAATTGGACTAATATGGCTAGTTATTTAGATTTTGAAAAAAGCATAAAACAGATAGATGATGATATAGCGAATGCTAGAATCAGAGGCGACGAGCATGCTGTTGAAATTTTAAATAAAAATTTAGAAAAAGAGACTGCTAAAATTTATAAAAATTTAAATGAATATCAAAGACTGAGCCTTGCACGTCATCCTGATCGCCCGTATGCTATTGATTATGTACGTGGAATGATGAGGGATTATTACGAAATTCACGGCGATAGGGCATTTCGTGATGATCACGCTATAGTTTGTTATATAGGTTATATAGGCTCAAAAAAAGTAGTCGTCATAGGTGAGCAAAAAGGTCGTGGCACTAAAAATAAACTTAAGAGAAATTTTGGTATGCCTCATCCTGAAGGGTATAGAAAAGCTCTTCGTGTAGCAAAACTTGCCGAGAAATTTAGCTTGCCGATACTGTTTTTGATAGACACTCCGGGCGCGTATCCTGGCATAGCTGCGGAAGAGCGCGGACAGAGCGAAGCTATAGCTAGGAATCTTTTTGAATTTGCAAATTTAAAAACTCCTATGATAGCTGTTGTAATCGGCGAAGGTGGAAGTGGCGGAGCGCTTGCGATAGGTGTAGCAGATAAGCTTGCTATGATGAGAAATTCGGTATTTTCGGTTATATCTCCTGAGGGTTGCGCTGCGATACTTTGGAACGATCCAAGCAAGCAAGAACAAGCTACTAAAGCTATGAAGATAACTGCCGATGATTTAAAGAGCTTAAATTTGATAGATGATGTTATCGAAGAGCCGATAAATGGTGCTCATAGAGATAAAGAAGGTGCTGTAAAAGCACTTACGACATATTTTACAGATGAGCTTGCTAAGCTTGAAAATAAAAATATGGAGCAAATTTTAAGCGCTAGAATGAATAAAATTTTATCTGTCGGAGCTTTCCAAGAGGGCAAGTAGGATAGCCTAGTCTTGCTCTTTAAATTTTTTTATTTACTCCAAAATTTGCTTTCTATAATATTTTTTGATTACTTGCACGACAATATAAAATTGTGGTTTTTAAATTTATTTGTAATGAATTGAAAAACCACAATTTAAAGTAACTTCAAGCGGTAAGTGGGTTGTAAATTTAAGCTTGAAAAACCTGTGAATGAAGATATAGCCCCTGAGCTTGTAGGTAAAGTACTGCATAAAGACTACAATGCAAGCGCAATATTTTTCGTAAAAGAAAAAATAGAGCTAAAATCAAAATTTGAGCGTGAATGAAAATTTACGCTCAAGCCAGTTTGTTTCCAAAATATATAATCACGGCTCCCAAGATCACAAAAGCTAACCCTATGATGTCAAATCTGTTCATCATCTCCTTTTCTACAAATATCATCCATAAAAACGAAGATAGTATGTAGATACCGCCGTATATAGCGTAAATTCTGCCCGCAGCTTCAAGATCGATTTTAGTTAGGATGTAGGCAAATAGTATGAGTGAGATTAGTCCTGCTCCAAGCCAAGCGGAAGATTTAGCAAGTCTAAAATATAGCCAAAATGAAAAACAGCCAAAAATTTCAAAAAATGACGCAGCTAAAAATAGATAGATGTTTGTTATCACGAGTTGCCTTTGTCTAAAATTTGAGCGAATTATATCAGAAATTTGGATAAATTTTGATAGTTAAAATCAGATAATGAAGTTGATTAAAAAGAGAAAAGAGCCTAAAAATAGGCTCTTAAATTTTAATGAAGCTCGCTCCAAACTTTGCGTTTCCACAGCCAGCCAAAGATTCCAAAGATTAGGAAGTATATCATGATATAAATTCCCAAGCTCTCCCTTTCGGCTTTTTTCTCATCGCCCGCTTTTTGCATATAAGCTACGACTTGCTCTTCAGCTTGTTTGTTTAGACCTACTCTTGGCATAGCCGTTCCAGGAAGCATTTTTTGTGTGTCGTTGATAAATTTATGCAAATAATCAGCACCCTTTGAGCGTATCATCATAGATAGATCAGGCGGATTTGACCCCATGTATTCGGCTAAATTTACGCGGTTTGTAAAGACATATTGTTTTTCGTATTTCATGTCGTGACATCTTTGGCAAGAGTCTGCAAATACTTTCTCATCACTTACCTCTTTTGGCGCTACTGACTTAAGATAAGCTACCATATCGGCAAGCTCTTGGTTTATGTCTTCACCGCCGGCTCCGAAAAATGCAGGCATCGGATAAGGATTTTCGTCATTAAATTTATGCTTTAGTTTTAGCGCTATATTTGGATTTTTTATTACTGCTGCAAGGAAAGCGTCATCATATAGATATCCTGCAGTGCTTAGATCAGGCGGAACTACCTTATAAGCTTCGCTTGCACTTGCATTATCCATAGGAGCAGGCATGCCTGCAGCCTCAAGTCCGTGACAACCCGCACAGCCTGCGTTCATAAATACTTCCGCGCCTTTTTCGGCGTTGCCTTTTTTAAAGTCTATAGCACCTATTTCAGCCCAAAAAGTTTTGTACTCTTCAAGAGAGTCTTTCGCCTCTTGCAAGTCTTTTTCCGCATTTTTTATCTTGGCTGTCTCTCCAAGCTTTTTTGCGCTCTCTAAATCAGCTTCTCTTTTACTAACTACTACTTCAGCTTGCTTTACGTCGCCCTCGGCAAAGTTGTAATTAACAGGATCTACCTTAGGATGCATGATCGAGTGAGCGTAAGGCTCAATGCCCCAGTATGTTATCAACGATAGAACAACAACAACCATAAGAATTTTTAGCTCTCTCATTTGCCACCCCTTTTCTTTTCAAGCGTAGTTATGATAGGCAGTACCACAAGAAGCAAGATAAAGAATGTAATCGTTGAGTAAAATCCTATCCATGAATTTGAAATTCCCATTGTAACTCCGTCTGCAGGAAGCTTTCCAAATATCGTAAGAACTATCATGTCAATCACTAGTAGCCAGAACCATACGAAAAAGCCTTTTCTCTCGTGCGCAGGAGCAACAACGTCGCTTCTGTCGTATATCGGCATGAAAAATAGCGCGATACCTGCAAATGCAAACGCGATAAGACCGATATTGTAAGCAGAGAAGCCAAATATATCAAAGAAAAATCCGCGTAAAATTTCATACTGCCACAAGAAATACCACTCAGGATAGATGTGCGGTGGAGTTTTTAGTGGGTTGCCCGGCTCAAAGTTGATCGGATCCATCGCGAAGTTGAAGTGAAAGCACACAAGATAGAAGAAAAAGATCATGAAAAATCCGATATACATGAAATCTTTTGCTAAAAATCCCGGCCAGAAAGGTATAACCTTCGCGTTTGCTTTATCGCCTTTTAGATATTTTTCAGCCTCTACATCAAAGTCTATCTCCTCGCCTGTTTCATTGTTTACATGAGGAATTCTAAGCGTATAGAAGTGAAGCGCGATAACCGCTATCAAAACAAGCGGAAGCAAGCATACGTGAAGCATAAAAAAGCGTGTTAGGGTTGAGTCGCTAACCGCATAGTCGCCTCTTATCCACTCAACTACTGCATCTCCTATCACAGGAATTCCGCCAAATAAGTTCGTAATAACCATCGCCGCCCAGTAGCTCATCTGTCCCCATGGAAGCATATATCCGCTAAAAGCTTCGGCTGAAAATAGTATGAAAAGCAACATACCGCTTATCCAGATAAGCTCTCTTCCTTTTTTATATGAACCGTAATAAATCGCAGTAAACGTGTGAATGTAGATAATTAAGAAGATCACAGACGCGGCAACTGCGTGTATATGTCGCCATAACCAGCCGTACTCGACCTCTTTCATGATAGTGTAGTTTACGCTGTCAAAGGCTAAATTTATATCAGGCTTGTAATACATCATAAGCAAAAAGCCGGTTATCAAAAGCAATACAAAAAGCGTCGTAAGAATAACGCCCATAGCCCATAAGAAATTTATGTTTTTTGGTATCCAGTACTCGCTAACTAGCACTTTCATCATTTTATTAAGTGCTATTCTTTGATCCAGCCAGTCGATTATCCCCGTTGATTTACGAATTTGTGCCATATTTTCCTCCTATGCCTGAGCTACAAGTTTTTCATACTCAGGACCCGTTTCGCCAAGTACTAGCTTAGTCCCGTCTATCTTAAACGGCGGTATATCAAGAGGTCTTGGAGGAGGACCGAAGGTATTGATACCGTCTACGTTAAATTCTCCTGCGTGACAGGCGCAGATAAAGACTTGCTTGCTTGCTCTCCACTCAGGAATACAACCAAGATGCGTACAAAGTGCTATAGCCACTATGTATCTTGAGTCTCCAACCACCACATCTCTTTTGTCGTTTGGAGCCATATTTGCATCTTTTTTAAGGATAAAAATAGGCTTTTTACGCCACTCGATCTGGCGCATCTCGCCATCTTTCATTGGGCTAAGATCTACTGTCGTAAATCCTGCCGCTTTTACGCTTGGAAGCGGATCCCAAGTTTTTTTGACGGCTACAAGCGAAAAAGCACCACCTACGGCCGCAACCGCACCGAATGCCAATCCGATAAAATTCCGTCTTTCTTGTTTTACGGACATTATTTTCCTTTCTAATGATAATTTTTATCTATTATATCTTTGTAAAGTTTAAAACTTCATTTTGTAAATTAAAAATAGAAATTTTTTTAAGTCATGTTAAGGATTTATTAATAATAATCAGTGAAATATTATATTGCTTTTAAATTAATTTTTACTTTTTAAATCCTGTGCTTATCGAGACTTATTGTAATATTAATATTTTTAAATTTGGTTTTTTTGACAAAACATGTCATATTTAGTAAACAATGATAATAGATTTTTCATCTATTATCCTTTGAAAATTGGTATTATATTGTATAGAGTATTAAATTTTTATATAGCCAAATGTATAAATTAAAAAATGATAATAGCACAAGATAATTTGATAATAAGGAGACTTAGTTCCTGCTTTTTTGCAGTACTTGATTTTAAAATATAAAACATATATAAATATATTAATTAATAAAAAGTATTTCATAAGTATATATTGGGACAATCGTATTTATCATAATTAGTTAATTGGCAAATTTCTACTTTTGCATCAGAATATTTTTTGAGTATAGTAAGTGTTTTAAATAATGATTCATTTATTATCGTTATGTTTCTTGTTGATATTGTATAGCATATGCACAAGACTTTCATGGTAAAACAAGCTAAAATTTAAATAGGTTATGTTTATTTTTGATCTATAAAAAGCAATAGTAGCTTTTAGCTTTATAAATTAGACCATCTTAATCTGTTAAGATAGGGCAGTTGAACAAGCGAAGTTGTAAGTAGAAAGGAGTTGTTATTATAGTTATTACAATAACCTCACTCAATATTAGTCTTTGTATCTAAACGTTTTTAAATAAGAGGTTAAATAGTATTGACACTAAAATTTATTTATGAATTTTTAAAAAAAGATAATCCATATCAAGATTATTTATCGTTCAGCCTGCTAAAATTCCTTTGTTGATTTGATAATTGATACGAATTTACAAAGGAAAATAATGAGTAAAATTTACAATATCAAAGACGAAATTTGCTTTGAAAGCGGCGGTATAGTAAGCCAAAGACTATTTTCAAATAAAAATTTAGACCTTGATCTTTACGCGCTTGACACGACTGAAGAGCTTGATAAGGAGAAGCGATTTGGTGACTCGTTATTGTGGATTTTAGAGGGTGAAATTTCGCTTTTTTGTGAAGATGAGAAATTTAGCCTTAAACAAAACGAAGCTTTTATTATAGAAAAAGAGACGTGGCGCAAGGTCGTGAGTAAAGAAAAGACAAAGATGATTTTAATAGATTTTAAGGAGAATACAATGATAAACCACCTGCCAAAGGCCGAAATTTTCGCTCTTACGGATGCGATCGAGTATCAAGATGGCAAAGTCGTAAGTAAAACCCTTGTAAAAAACGAAAACGGCACGATGACGCTTATGAGTTTTCACGGAGAGCAGGAGCTTTCCACTCACGCTGCGCCGGGAGATGCGCTACTAGTTGCGCTTGAAGGAGAGCTTGCGCTTACGATAGGCGATGAGAATTTTAATATCAAAGCAGGCGATAGTATCGTGATGCCGGGCAAGATCCCGCACGGGCTAAAGATAAAAGATAAATTTAAAATGCTTTTAATAGTAACAAGAGATAAATAAAATTTTTATATCAAGCCGGTTGCCGTTCTTATAAAATTTTGCTTTAAAGCTTTTATGATAAACTATTATCAAAAATTAAACACTCTATAGCAGAATGCACAAAACATTTACTCGAAAATAGACTTTTAATATTTTGTTACAGCTTTGAGCTGAGTAAAAAGTAATTAAATATTAGTATGAGTTAGAGTCTAGTATCTCAAATTATTAAGCTTGTTTTGTGCATTTTACCACATGATTCTGCAATATGAATTGATTTTATCAATACAACGTTGATTCATATCAATACTTTCAATGAGTTAATAATGATATACTTAATCAAAATTAAAAGAAATCAAATTTCTCATAAATTTCATACAAAA
This Campylobacter sp. RM16192 DNA region includes the following protein-coding sequences:
- a CDS encoding cupin domain-containing protein; amino-acid sequence: MSKIYNIKDEICFESGGIVSQRLFSNKNLDLDLYALDTTEELDKEKRFGDSLLWILEGEISLFCEDEKFSLKQNEAFIIEKETWRKVVSKEKTKMILIDFKENTMINHLPKAEIFALTDAIEYQDGKVVSKTLVKNENGTMTLMSFHGEQELSTHAAPGDALLVALEGELALTIGDENFNIKAGDSIVMPGKIPHGLKIKDKFKMLLIVTRDK
- a CDS encoding cytochrome b; the encoded protein is MAQIRKSTGIIDWLDQRIALNKMMKVLVSEYWIPKNINFLWAMGVILTTLFVLLLITGFLLMMYYKPDINLAFDSVNYTIMKEVEYGWLWRHIHAVAASVIFLIIYIHTFTAIYYGSYKKGRELIWISGMLLFILFSAEAFSGYMLPWGQMSYWAAMVITNLFGGIPVIGDAVVEWIRGDYAVSDSTLTRFFMLHVCLLPLVLIAVIALHFYTLRIPHVNNETGEEIDFDVEAEKYLKGDKANAKVIPFWPGFLAKDFMYIGFFMIFFFYLVCFHFNFAMDPINFEPGNPLKTPPHIYPEWYFLWQYEILRGFFFDIFGFSAYNIGLIAFAFAGIALFFMPIYDRSDVVAPAHERKGFFVWFWLLVIDMIVLTIFGKLPADGVTMGISNSWIGFYSTITFFILLLVVLPIITTLEKKRGGK
- a CDS encoding ATP-binding protein — encoded protein: MTRTGKSNTVKTIISAVCMAAKKAQIKIGQLVFDMNGEYANANGQDDGSSINDVFFDNTVRYRGLETQGFFDLRDDFYSSLENGLEIIKSHIEQSQNNLSDSMQKFLGLEFNNDEPQELSEKTRWHKKRAIYHCMLHNMGFSFQGELKCRFEISKEIWLILFEYLQSQDKFDINEISCLKSQDQKVEFMKDKYGDPAKGLEPFDMKDFLAMVRDVSLGLKKINKELKSKSSKRNWLDSAEEAMLNIIVGKNDSERSINTKSLFQKSLPYHSPKGNKNIKEDIFNHLQQGRVVILDLSVGLQSVKANMSEKIAKFILEKNIDIVNQNLPAMQCVLYVEEAHNLIGKNSNLDQTWPRIAKEGAKFGIALVYATQEPSSVHPNILANTENLFVTHLNNDDELKSLSKYYDFKSFTPSLKKAQDVGFARIKTLSSNYVIPTQIKLFDPNKLKLEYQNLPNHVDFIPAPDPDRIENAI
- a CDS encoding c-type cytochrome, translated to MRELKILMVVVVLSLITYWGIEPYAHSIMHPKVDPVNYNFAEGDVKQAEVVVSKREADLESAKKLGETAKIKNAEKDLQEAKDSLEEYKTFWAEIGAIDFKKGNAEKGAEVFMNAGCAGCHGLEAAGMPAPMDNASASEAYKVVPPDLSTAGYLYDDAFLAAVIKNPNIALKLKHKFNDENPYPMPAFFGAGGEDINQELADMVAYLKSVAPKEVSDEKVFADSCQRCHDMKYEKQYVFTNRVNLAEYMGSNPPDLSMMIRSKGADYLHKFINDTQKMLPGTAMPRVGLNKQAEEQVVAYMQKAGDEKKAERESLGIYIMIYFLIFGIFGWLWKRKVWSELH
- the fabG gene encoding 3-oxoacyl-ACP reductase FabG — translated: MKFTGKNVLVTGGSRGIGAEICKVLASMGLKVWINYRSKPEIADALQAEIIAAGGQAAVIKFDATDEDEFIKGINLIVDTDGELSYLVNNAGITNDKLVLRMKTDEFINVLNANLTSAFIGSREALKVMSKKRFGAVVNVASIVGEMGNAGQVNYAASKGGMIAMTKSLAKEGASRNVRFNCVTPGFIQTDMTEVLSEEIKQNYINNIPLKRLGDASEVAETIAFLLSDHASYVTGDVLKVNGGLYM
- a CDS encoding YnfA family protein translates to MITNIYLFLAASFFEIFGCFSFWLYFRLAKSSAWLGAGLISLILFAYILTKIDLEAAGRIYAIYGGIYILSSFLWMIFVEKEMMNRFDIIGLAFVILGAVIIYFGNKLA
- the acpP gene encoding acyl carrier protein, with amino-acid sequence MAVFDDVRDVVVEQLSVSPEAVKLESKIIEDLGADSLDVVELVMALEEKFEVEIPDSEAEKLISINDVVAYIEKLNK
- a CDS encoding beta-ketoacyl-ACP synthase II, which produces MKRVVVTGIGMINALGLDKESSFKAICDGKTGVKKITSFDVSDFPVQIAAEITDFDPLTVMDGKEVKKVDRFIQLGIKAAREAMQDANFSQFDASEFGISSAAGIGGLPNIEKNSCILLEKGPKKISPFFIPSALVNMLGGLVSIEHGLRGPNVSSVTACAASAHAICEAAKTIMIGEAEKMLVVGAESTICGVGVGGFAAMKALSTRNDEPEKASRPFDSDRDGFVMGEGSGALVLEELESAKARGAKIYAEIVGFGESGDAYHITAPTLEGPLSAMKRALKMSGGIKIDYINAHGTSTPTNDKNETAALKELFGDNCPPVSSTKGQTGHCLGAAGAIEAVVSIMALRDGIIPPTINQTTPDPDCDLDYVPNVSRKAELKAVMSNSFGFGGTNGSVIFKKLD
- the accA gene encoding acetyl-CoA carboxylase carboxyl transferase subunit alpha, coding for MASYLDFEKSIKQIDDDIANARIRGDEHAVEILNKNLEKETAKIYKNLNEYQRLSLARHPDRPYAIDYVRGMMRDYYEIHGDRAFRDDHAIVCYIGYIGSKKVVVIGEQKGRGTKNKLKRNFGMPHPEGYRKALRVAKLAEKFSLPILFLIDTPGAYPGIAAEERGQSEAIARNLFEFANLKTPMIAVVIGEGGSGGALAIGVADKLAMMRNSVFSVISPEGCAAILWNDPSKQEQATKAMKITADDLKSLNLIDDVIEEPINGAHRDKEGAVKALTTYFTDELAKLENKNMEQILSARMNKILSVGAFQEGK
- a CDS encoding Rieske 2Fe-2S domain-containing protein, whose product is MSVKQERRNFIGLAFGAVAAVGGAFSLVAVKKTWDPLPSVKAAGFTTVDLSPMKDGEMRQIEWRKKPIFILKKDANMAPNDKRDVVVGDSRYIVAIALCTHLGCIPEWRASKQVFICACHAGEFNVDGINTFGPPPRPLDIPPFKIDGTKLVLGETGPEYEKLVAQA
- a CDS encoding DNA double-strand break repair nuclease NurA is translated as MPFNGEFASKISHFDIMKNPDIIEFLQSCPDVPRPSVQNIKDLIENEYHTSYFKTYKNAKMPKFVLSLDGSCYEVLADKDFPSRKLGYIKIGLVFLDVQRYDGIASNDKYKYIDPKQVAKLQDDISCLSFALPGAYVQEKGDTSAFESFRKRLLKIFKSEQYKLGNYRLIDSLFELSLRIEKAELKNSRKNFKLDKCPNRNCGKNDKFEIEINDEYVICPYCKNKIFATDVLRVHEPFTNTGENQGTYSRVMNLLEHLVLFHYLNYIYNNDIKFLSELAVILDGPLAIYGEGAKYHRALMMAYYEMQRKCVDSGYSEPIIIGLVKTGRIVEHFLNMKNRLSQNVIFPIDDRYRYEFINEKDDSQDKHFGVETYYGQDFFIKSSDHRQFVVCVLYPFSNKTEDFHNEKIKISHYKNFDSILATIIKFETDMYQNGSVPVILAHKHSSISLKPGGKMLDILSRKYFK